A genome region from Candidatus Bathyarchaeota archaeon includes the following:
- a CDS encoding bifunctional N(6)-L-threonylcarbamoyladenine synthase/serine/threonine protein kinase has protein sequence MDAYLPETGGIHPREAAQHHSQVASKVIAKALEEAGIKPRDITVIAFSQGPGLGPCLRTGATAARALASYLNIPLVGVNHCVAHIEIGKLVTKAEDPITLYVSGGNTIVAAYEAGRYRVFGETLDIAVGNCLDVFARTAGLRQEKGLVFGAIIEKLAEKGEKLIPLPYSVKGMDLSFSGLLTAAIQLLREGKHRLEDICYSLQETAFSMLTEVTERALAHTEKPEVLLTGGVAANKRLQEMLRIIAEEHNVRFCVVPKEYALDNGAMIAWTGVLAYKCGLTVPIEKSIVKRKWRLEEVDVPWVEET, from the coding sequence ATGGACGCTTACCTACCTGAGACGGGAGGAATACATCCAAGGGAGGCAGCTCAGCATCACTCACAAGTGGCATCTAAAGTAATTGCAAAAGCCCTCGAAGAAGCAGGAATAAAGCCGAGAGACATAACAGTAATAGCGTTCTCTCAAGGACCAGGATTGGGCCCATGCCTAAGAACTGGGGCCACCGCAGCCAGAGCATTAGCTTCGTATTTAAACATTCCATTGGTAGGTGTAAACCACTGTGTCGCCCATATTGAAATAGGAAAACTCGTAACCAAGGCGGAAGACCCCATCACCCTTTATGTTTCAGGTGGAAACACCATAGTTGCCGCGTACGAGGCTGGACGCTACAGGGTTTTCGGTGAAACCCTAGATATAGCTGTGGGAAACTGCCTCGACGTTTTCGCAAGAACAGCTGGACTTAGACAGGAGAAGGGATTAGTATTTGGGGCAATAATTGAAAAACTAGCTGAAAAAGGAGAAAAGCTTATTCCATTACCCTATTCGGTTAAGGGGATGGACCTCTCTTTTAGCGGTTTACTAACAGCTGCAATTCAGCTGCTTAGGGAAGGAAAGCATAGGCTTGAGGACATCTGCTATAGCTTGCAGGAAACAGCTTTCTCGATGCTCACAGAAGTTACAGAGCGAGCGCTTGCGCATACTGAAAAGCCTGAGGTTCTTCTAACTGGAGGAGTTGCAGCGAATAAGAGGCTTCAAGAAATGTTGAGGATAATCGCTGAAGAACATAATGTACGTTTCTGCGTTGTTCCGAAAGAGTATGCGCTTGACAATGGAGCCATGATAGCTTGGACTGGAGTATTAGCATATAAATGTGGATTAACGGTTCCAATTGAAAAAAGCATTGTGAAACGTAAATGGAGACTTGAAGAAGTGGATGTTCCATGGGTTGAAGAAACATGA